The following proteins are encoded in a genomic region of Lachnospiraceae bacterium KM106-2:
- a CDS encoding L-asparaginase I, cytoplasmic, with protein sequence MKRILLIATGGTIASKQSEEGLTPLLQPNDILQYVPSILEFCNVDCMQPINLDSTNMAPDHWLMIAHEIEKNYDTYDGFVVLHGTDTMSYTAAALSYLIQNSVKPIVITGSQRPVDREITDAILNIKDSFLYACDDQSWGVSIVFQGKVIVGTRARKTRTKSFNAFSSMDFPSLAVIRNDRIIRYIRQNHKEREVHFYHDLNTKVFLLKLIPGMNPKALSFIEHEYDAIIIESFGLGGLPNYHDNELEQVVKRWIELGKVVLMTTQVPYEGSDMSVYQVGLQYKEKYGLLESYDMTLEATVTKLMWALAEAGNDQKKLEELYYNPVNYDVIG encoded by the coding sequence ATGAAAAGAATTTTATTAATTGCAACCGGAGGAACGATAGCGTCCAAACAATCAGAGGAAGGTTTAACACCTTTACTACAGCCTAATGATATTTTACAGTATGTGCCTTCTATACTAGAGTTTTGTAACGTGGATTGTATGCAGCCAATTAATCTGGATAGTACAAATATGGCACCGGATCATTGGTTAATGATCGCACATGAAATAGAGAAAAATTATGATACTTATGATGGTTTTGTTGTGTTACATGGAACGGATACGATGTCGTATACGGCAGCAGCGTTATCCTATTTAATTCAGAATAGTGTAAAGCCAATCGTCATAACGGGGTCGCAGCGTCCGGTAGATCGTGAGATCACAGATGCGATCCTTAATATCAAAGATAGCTTCTTATATGCTTGTGACGATCAATCATGGGGCGTGAGCATTGTATTCCAAGGAAAAGTTATTGTTGGTACAAGAGCAAGAAAGACAAGAACGAAAAGCTTTAATGCATTTTCGAGTATGGATTTTCCATCCCTTGCTGTCATTCGTAATGATCGAATTATCCGTTATATTCGCCAGAATCATAAAGAGAGAGAAGTACACTTTTATCACGATTTAAATACGAAAGTATTTCTATTGAAGCTGATACCAGGTATGAATCCAAAGGCGCTCTCATTTATTGAACATGAATATGATGCAATTATTATTGAAAGCTTTGGACTTGGTGGATTGCCAAACTACCATGATAATGAATTGGAGCAGGTTGTTAAACGCTGGATCGAACTTGGAAAAGTCGTGCTTATGACGACTCAGGTACCATACGAGGGTAGTGATATGTCCGTATACCAAGTGGGATTACAATATAAAGAGAAATATGGATTATTGGAATCCTATGATATGACACTTGAGGCAACGGTGACGAAATTGATGTGGGCACTTGCTGAAGCAGGAAATGATCAAAAGAAATTAGAAGAATTATATTATAATCCGGTTAATTACGACGTAATTGGATAA
- a CDS encoding transcriptional regulator, GntR family — MDGVDIGKETTDKYSLRGRVFHKIRENILSGKYSKGEELRENTLDKELGVSRTPVREALRQLELEGLVNIIPNKGATVTGLSSKDIRDIYIIRSYLEGLCAKLACENITSEEMEQLEEIQYLSEFHAKKKHYEQLVELDNRFHRIIYDASHSKILDHLLSDFHHYVERIRMVSLSSDERVAHCNEEHNAILEALKEQNADHAEQLAHQHIMNTMKNFEEKGLEKILD; from the coding sequence TTGGACGGAGTTGATATTGGTAAAGAAACGACTGATAAATACTCATTAAGAGGTAGAGTATTTCATAAAATTCGTGAAAATATTCTTTCTGGTAAATATTCTAAGGGAGAAGAATTACGGGAGAATACCCTTGATAAGGAGCTTGGTGTCAGTAGAACACCAGTAAGAGAAGCTCTTAGGCAGTTGGAGTTAGAAGGTTTGGTAAACATTATACCCAATAAAGGTGCTACGGTTACCGGCTTATCTAGTAAGGATATCCGTGATATCTATATCATACGTTCCTATTTAGAAGGACTTTGTGCCAAATTGGCATGTGAGAATATTACAAGTGAAGAGATGGAACAACTTGAAGAGATTCAGTATTTATCGGAATTTCACGCAAAGAAGAAACATTATGAGCAGTTAGTGGAATTGGATAACCGCTTCCATCGTATTATTTATGATGCATCTCATAGTAAGATCTTAGATCATTTATTATCTGATTTTCATCATTATGTTGAGAGAATCCGTATGGTTTCCTTATCAAGTGATGAGAGAGTTGCACACTGTAATGAGGAACATAATGCAATTTTAGAGGCACTAAAAGAACAAAATGCTGATCATGCAGAGCAATTAGCTCACCAGCATATTATGAATACGATGAAGAATTTTGAAGAAAAAGGTTTAGAGAAAATTCTAGACTAA
- a CDS encoding isocitrate dehydrogenase [NAD], whose amino-acid sequence MYQQQIEAAKEHFGKLLEKQLKRVEDMKAQGGFIDYQSLDKIVIGVCGGDGIGPAITAQAQRILEYLLKDQVAAGKVTFKVIDGLTIERRAAEMAAIPEDVLKELKQCHVILKGPTTTPRKGDEWPNVESANVAMRKELDLFANVRPVRIPEQGIDWTFYRENTEGGYAAGKEGVNVTNDLGIDFTIATSQGCDRIIRAAFEFAKANGKTRVTAVTKANIIKTTDGKFLDTFYAIAKEYPGITVDDWYIDIMTAKLVDEKRRKDFQVVVLPNLYGDIITDEAAEFQGGVGTAGSANIGKRYAMFEAIHGSAPRMVKEGRDKYADPCSVIRAAAMLLAHIGYNKEANRLYDALDICTISEKKLVITGRDTGATGAEFADYIMETIEKMN is encoded by the coding sequence ATGTATCAACAACAAATCGAAGCAGCAAAAGAACATTTTGGCAAGCTTTTAGAGAAGCAACTAAAACGAGTTGAAGATATGAAAGCGCAAGGTGGATTTATTGATTATCAATCATTAGATAAAATTGTAATTGGTGTATGTGGCGGAGACGGAATTGGTCCTGCGATCACAGCACAGGCACAGCGTATACTTGAGTATTTACTAAAAGATCAAGTCGCAGCAGGTAAAGTTACCTTTAAAGTAATTGATGGGCTTACGATAGAACGAAGAGCTGCTGAAATGGCTGCTATTCCAGAAGATGTTTTGAAAGAATTGAAACAATGCCATGTTATTTTAAAAGGACCAACTACGACACCACGTAAAGGTGATGAGTGGCCAAACGTAGAAAGCGCAAATGTTGCAATGCGAAAAGAGCTTGATCTATTTGCGAATGTAAGACCAGTTCGTATCCCAGAACAGGGAATTGATTGGACTTTTTATCGAGAGAATACCGAGGGTGGATATGCAGCAGGTAAAGAAGGGGTTAATGTAACAAATGACCTTGGAATTGATTTTACTATTGCAACTAGCCAAGGATGTGATAGAATAATTCGTGCAGCATTTGAATTTGCAAAAGCAAATGGTAAAACAAGAGTGACTGCAGTAACGAAAGCAAATATTATCAAGACAACAGATGGTAAGTTCCTTGATACATTCTATGCGATTGCAAAAGAATATCCAGGAATTACAGTAGATGATTGGTACATAGACATAATGACAGCCAAGTTAGTTGACGAGAAGAGAAGAAAAGACTTCCAAGTTGTTGTACTTCCTAATCTTTATGGAGATATTATTACAGACGAAGCAGCTGAATTCCAAGGCGGTGTTGGTACTGCCGGTAGCGCTAATATTGGTAAACGTTATGCTATGTTTGAAGCAATTCATGGTTCTGCACCTCGAATGGTGAAAGAGGGCAGAGATAAATATGCTGATCCTTGCAGTGTTATCCGAGCAGCAGCAATGTTATTAGCTCATATCGGCTATAATAAAGAAGCAAATAGACTTTATGATGCATTGGATATTTGCACAATCAGCGAGAAAAAGCTTGTGATCACAGGTAGAGATACTGGTGCTACAGGCGCAGAATTTGCAGACTACATCATGGAAACAATTGAAAAGATGAACTAG
- a CDS encoding re face-specific citrate synthase: protein MENRRVFKNEHNNLLQLEEHMYPLVDVKKPNVFRNLFPYDEVPKIAFNDRIVPHNFPEEIWITDTTFRDGQQSRAPYTTDQIVTIYDYLHKLGGPKGIIRQSEFFLYSKKDRDAVYKCLERGYQFPEVTAWIRASKKDFELVKEIGLRETGILVSCSDYHIFYKMKMTRREAMEHYLSVVKECLETGVAPRCHLEDITRSDIYGFVIPFCLELMKLSQEYKIPVKIRCCDTMGYGVNLSGAVIPRSVQGIIYGIMTHAGVPSEMMEWHGHNDFYKAVTNSTTAWLYGASAVNCSLFGIGERTGNTPLEAMVFEYAQLKGTLDGMDTTVITELADYYRKEIGYKIPSRTPFVGRNFNVTRAGIHADGLLKNEEIYNIFDTEKFLNRPVMVAVSNTSGLAGIAHWINTYYKLKGDDAIEKNHPVAIKVKEWVDAEYESGRVTVITDDELLNVIAQASEDLGISLV, encoded by the coding sequence ATGGAAAACCGAAGAGTATTTAAGAACGAACATAACAATCTTCTTCAATTAGAAGAGCACATGTACCCTTTAGTAGATGTAAAAAAACCCAATGTATTCCGTAACTTATTTCCTTATGATGAAGTGCCAAAGATAGCATTTAATGATCGTATTGTTCCGCATAACTTTCCTGAAGAGATCTGGATCACTGATACGACCTTCCGTGATGGGCAACAATCAAGAGCTCCTTATACGACGGATCAAATTGTGACGATTTATGATTACTTACATAAGCTGGGCGGTCCTAAGGGCATCATCCGCCAAAGCGAATTTTTCTTATACAGCAAAAAAGATCGTGACGCTGTTTATAAATGTTTAGAAAGAGGATACCAATTTCCTGAAGTTACGGCATGGATCCGTGCAAGTAAGAAAGATTTTGAATTAGTAAAAGAAATTGGATTAAGAGAGACTGGTATTTTAGTCAGCTGCTCTGATTATCATATTTTCTATAAGATGAAAATGACTAGAAGGGAAGCAATGGAACATTATCTAAGTGTTGTCAAAGAATGTTTAGAGACCGGTGTTGCACCAAGATGTCATTTAGAAGATATTACTCGTTCTGATATTTATGGATTTGTAATACCATTCTGTTTAGAGTTGATGAAATTAAGTCAAGAATATAAGATACCGGTTAAGATCCGTTGCTGTGATACGATGGGCTATGGTGTGAATCTATCTGGTGCCGTTATTCCAAGAAGTGTTCAAGGAATCATCTACGGTATCATGACTCATGCCGGTGTTCCAAGTGAAATGATGGAATGGCATGGACATAATGATTTCTACAAGGCGGTAACCAATTCTACGACAGCATGGTTATATGGTGCAAGTGCTGTTAACTGTTCTTTATTTGGAATCGGTGAGAGAACCGGTAATACACCATTGGAGGCAATGGTATTTGAATATGCACAATTAAAAGGAACATTAGATGGAATGGATACAACAGTCATTACTGAATTGGCTGATTACTACCGAAAAGAAATCGGATATAAGATACCATCCCGTACCCCATTTGTAGGAAGAAACTTCAATGTCACCCGTGCAGGAATCCATGCTGACGGTTTACTAAAGAATGAAGAGATCTATAATATTTTCGATACCGAGAAATTCTTAAATCGACCAGTTATGGTCGCCGTATCCAATACTTCTGGATTGGCAGGAATTGCTCATTGGATTAATACATATTACAAATTAAAAGGTGATGATGCGATTGAGAAAAATCATCCAGTCGCTATCAAGGTAAAAGAATGGGTAGACGCCGAGTATGAAAGTGGCCGTGTTACCGTAATAACAGATGACGAATTACTAAACGTAATCGCCCAGGCAAGTGAGGATCTAGGTATAAGTTTAGTGTAG
- a CDS encoding tRNA(Cytosine32)-2-thiocytidine synthetase: MLLENKMNTVKEYLLSEYKENIWDICYKTFKEYQLVEENDHIAVSIEGDRNSLLLHACLQIYQELSGVNFTISFILVPNVKVTLEQLMELAREWGIKEYHIVKATTEKEYLDYMRGLGCNKIAVNLNRDSMIKEYMLRLIQYKKFFQVSPMYQMVTHQNYTAIHPFFFVEEKDMVDFSDSCNMQLFPRAERVLDNVYRDSSKSMQLNVYHSV, translated from the coding sequence ATGTTGTTAGAAAATAAGATGAATACTGTAAAAGAATATCTATTATCTGAATACAAAGAGAATATTTGGGATATTTGTTACAAAACGTTTAAGGAATATCAATTAGTTGAAGAAAATGATCATATTGCGGTATCAATTGAAGGAGATCGAAATTCATTATTGTTACATGCATGCTTACAGATCTATCAAGAATTAAGCGGGGTTAATTTCACTATTTCTTTCATTTTAGTACCTAATGTTAAAGTGACACTAGAACAATTGATGGAACTTGCTAGAGAGTGGGGGATCAAAGAATATCATATTGTTAAGGCTACAACAGAAAAGGAATATCTTGATTATATGAGAGGACTTGGATGTAATAAGATCGCTGTTAATCTAAATCGAGACAGCATGATCAAAGAATACATGCTTCGTTTGATTCAATACAAGAAATTTTTCCAAGTGTCACCAATGTATCAAATGGTGACACATCAGAATTATACTGCCATTCATCCATTTTTCTTTGTAGAAGAAAAGGATATGGTTGATTTTTCGGATAGTTGTAATATGCAATTATTCCCGAGAGCAGAAAGAGTCCTAGATAATGTTTATCGTGACTCTAGTAAGTCAATGCAATTAAATGTGTATCATTCCGTATAA
- a CDS encoding carbamate kinase, translating to MENKRIVVALGHSAFGTKFSDQKEAVKEAARTIADLVEEKYQIVITHSNAPQVGMIHTAMTEFSRLDSSYSATPMSLCSAMSQGYIGFDLQNAIRTELLNRGIYKQVSTIITQVRVDPFDPAFHNPTKVIGRYMTEEEAKEEEKKGNYVVKEDKGYRRIIPAPKPMDIYEIDAIKALLDANQVVIACGGGGIPVLQQGANLKGASAVIEKDLTSAKLAELVDANTLLFLTGVDKVCLNYDTATEEPLDALTLDETKKYIAEGHFTSGSMLPKVEAAASFVALDPAHVSIITSLPHAKDALRGKTGTCFK from the coding sequence ATGGAGAATAAAAGAATTGTCGTTGCACTTGGACATAGTGCATTCGGAACAAAGTTTTCTGACCAAAAAGAAGCTGTAAAAGAAGCAGCTCGTACTATTGCTGATCTAGTGGAAGAAAAATATCAAATCGTCATTACTCATAGTAATGCACCACAGGTTGGTATGATACATACAGCCATGACGGAATTCAGTCGCTTAGATTCCTCATACTCTGCCACTCCAATGTCATTATGCAGTGCTATGAGCCAAGGCTATATCGGTTTTGATCTTCAAAACGCAATCCGTACCGAATTATTAAATCGCGGTATTTACAAACAAGTTTCTACAATTATTACGCAAGTTCGTGTTGATCCATTTGATCCAGCCTTCCATAATCCAACAAAAGTGATCGGTCGCTATATGACGGAGGAAGAGGCGAAGGAAGAAGAGAAAAAAGGTAATTATGTCGTAAAAGAAGATAAAGGATATCGTCGAATCATCCCAGCTCCAAAGCCTATGGATATTTATGAAATTGATGCTATCAAAGCTTTATTAGACGCTAATCAAGTTGTCATCGCTTGCGGTGGCGGCGGAATTCCGGTCCTTCAGCAAGGTGCAAACTTAAAAGGTGCCAGTGCAGTAATTGAAAAAGATCTTACTAGTGCTAAGTTAGCTGAATTAGTCGATGCCAATACTCTTCTTTTCTTAACTGGAGTTGACAAAGTATGTCTAAATTATGATACTGCAACAGAAGAACCACTGGATGCACTTACACTTGACGAAACGAAGAAATACATTGCAGAAGGTCACTTCACAAGTGGTTCCATGTTACCAAAGGTAGAAGCCGCTGCAAGTTTTGTCGCTTTAGATCCTGCACATGTATCTATCATAACCAGTCTTCCTCACGCAAAGGACGCATTAAGAGGAAAGACCGGAACTTGTTTCAAATAA
- a CDS encoding D-3-phosphoglycerate dehydrogenase, whose protein sequence is MNIVVLEVEALGKDMNLHCLEELGKVTIYERTSNAEVAQRIKEADIVVINRVNMNEETLQEAPSVKLICVTGTGVNMIDFAYCKRRGIEVRNVPDYCTESVAQHTMTMALYLLENLPYYEEIVSRGAYIQGLEQDYSSHAFHELAGKTWGICGLGNIGRKVAKLAEAFSCNVIYYSTSGKNHNEDYQEVDFNTLLEQSDILSVHAPLNESTRGLFGKEAFDKMRKGCIFLNLGRGAIVEEEELLAAIEERKIAGAGLDVLKEEPMNPENSFLKFKDKTRLLITPHIGWSSIEARTRVVKAVYDQIEKFIS, encoded by the coding sequence ATGAATATTGTCGTTTTAGAGGTAGAAGCACTAGGAAAAGATATGAATCTTCATTGTTTAGAGGAGCTAGGTAAGGTTACTATTTATGAACGAACGAGTAATGCAGAGGTAGCTCAGCGGATTAAGGAAGCAGATATTGTTGTAATAAACCGCGTCAACATGAATGAGGAGACTCTACAAGAAGCACCTTCGGTGAAATTGATTTGTGTGACGGGTACTGGAGTGAATATGATCGACTTCGCTTATTGCAAGAGAAGAGGAATCGAAGTGAGAAATGTACCTGACTATTGTACAGAATCGGTAGCACAGCATACGATGACAATGGCACTTTATTTATTAGAAAATCTTCCATACTATGAGGAGATTGTGAGTAGGGGAGCGTACATACAAGGCTTAGAACAAGATTACTCCAGCCACGCTTTTCATGAATTAGCAGGAAAGACATGGGGAATCTGTGGACTAGGAAATATCGGACGAAAAGTAGCTAAATTAGCGGAGGCTTTTTCTTGTAACGTTATTTATTATTCCACATCGGGTAAGAACCATAATGAAGATTATCAAGAAGTGGATTTTAACACATTATTAGAACAGTCGGATATTTTAAGTGTTCATGCTCCACTAAATGAGAGTACAAGAGGACTGTTTGGAAAAGAAGCGTTTGATAAGATGAGAAAAGGATGCATTTTCTTGAATTTAGGAAGAGGCGCCATCGTGGAAGAAGAGGAACTGCTAGCTGCGATAGAAGAAAGAAAGATCGCAGGTGCAGGTCTTGATGTTCTAAAAGAGGAGCCGATGAATCCAGAAAATAGTTTCCTAAAGTTTAAAGATAAAACAAGATTGTTGATCACACCACATATTGGATGGTCATCAATTGAGGCAAGAACGCGTGTGGTAAAAGCAGTATATGATCAGATAGAAAAATTCATTTCATAG
- a CDS encoding two-component response regulator, with translation MRIALCDDDQYQLNRLKTLIKDYINEKNYSCTFYLFSSGETLLSDFHKGSYDIIFLDVYLQGIDGMETARQIRSIDENVFLVFATSSMYHAIESYHVSALYYLLKPIKEDNLRMALSRCETYMNHELQTITVTSKKQEHVIIKREILYAEIYDKLCKIHLDNGEIISTYITLDHLMEELGGLPFIRCHQSYIINYQSVNCIKDGKYFKIKTEELIPIPRNRKKELINSYNQYLINSIRNI, from the coding sequence ATGAGAATAGCATTATGTGATGATGATCAATACCAGCTAAATCGACTAAAAACTTTAATTAAAGATTATATAAATGAAAAAAATTACTCTTGTACATTCTATCTTTTCTCTTCTGGTGAGACCTTATTATCAGATTTTCATAAAGGATCCTATGACATTATTTTTCTCGACGTTTATCTTCAAGGAATCGACGGAATGGAAACCGCAAGACAGATTCGTTCTATCGATGAAAATGTCTTTCTAGTTTTTGCGACATCCAGTATGTATCATGCCATTGAAAGTTATCACGTCTCCGCTCTCTATTATCTGCTGAAACCAATTAAAGAGGATAATCTGAGAATGGCGTTATCCAGATGTGAAACCTATATGAATCATGAACTTCAGACCATTACCGTAACGAGTAAGAAACAAGAACATGTGATCATCAAAAGAGAAATCCTTTATGCTGAAATATATGACAAATTATGCAAGATTCATTTAGATAATGGCGAAATTATTTCTACCTACATTACGTTAGATCACCTTATGGAAGAACTCGGTGGACTTCCTTTTATTCGCTGCCACCAAAGCTACATAATTAACTACCAATCGGTAAACTGTATAAAAGATGGTAAATATTTTAAAATAAAAACAGAGGAACTGATTCCCATTCCTCGCAATCGAAAAAAAGAACTGATCAATAGTTATAATCAATATTTAATTAACTCAATTCGAAATATTTAG
- a CDS encoding antiholin-like protein LrgA: MSLLSQLLVIFTLCLVGEGIALILPFAFPASIISMILLLVLLCFKWIHLEHIQAVSEFLLHNMAFFFIPAGVAIIEKYPLLRGNELSLLIICLITTVLTFLTTTYTVSMIIRIMGKGNKHE; encoded by the coding sequence ATGAGTCTATTAAGCCAATTACTAGTTATCTTTACTTTATGTCTTGTTGGCGAAGGTATCGCCCTTATCCTGCCATTTGCTTTTCCTGCTAGTATTATTAGTATGATTCTTCTACTTGTTCTTCTCTGTTTCAAATGGATTCATTTAGAACATATTCAGGCAGTTTCTGAATTTCTGCTTCACAATATGGCATTTTTCTTTATTCCTGCAGGTGTTGCGATTATTGAGAAGTATCCTTTGCTTCGTGGAAATGAGCTATCTTTACTTATTATCTGTCTCATTACAACCGTATTGACATTTCTAACAACTACCTACACTGTATCAATGATCATTCGAATTATGGGGAAAGGAAACAAACATGAGTAA
- a CDS encoding LrgA-associated membrane protein LrgB gives MSNILNNPLFGIALSLAVYALCKWISQKTKIAFLNPLLLSIALIIILLQTCAIPLESYQQGGSIINMFLAPATTVLAYSIYKQITLLKKYFIPIAAGCLVGSLTSMISAYFLCELFGLNDQLTNSLLPKSVTTPIAMEVSEQLGGIPSVTVAVVIITGILGSVLCPILIKLFHLSDSIANGVAIGTCSHAVGTSKAIQIGEIEGAMSGIAIGVSGIITVILSLIIS, from the coding sequence ATGAGTAACATACTTAATAATCCTCTTTTTGGCATCGCCTTAAGTCTAGCTGTATATGCTCTTTGCAAATGGATCAGCCAAAAGACAAAAATCGCATTTTTAAATCCATTACTGCTATCGATCGCCCTTATTATCATTCTTCTTCAAACATGTGCAATTCCTTTAGAATCCTATCAACAGGGTGGTTCTATCATCAATATGTTTTTAGCCCCTGCTACTACCGTACTTGCCTACTCTATTTATAAACAGATCACTTTACTAAAGAAATACTTTATACCGATCGCTGCCGGATGCCTCGTAGGAAGTTTGACATCTATGATCAGCGCCTACTTTCTCTGTGAGCTTTTCGGTCTCAATGATCAGCTAACGAACAGCCTGCTTCCAAAATCAGTCACTACACCGATTGCAATGGAAGTGAGTGAACAGCTTGGTGGGATTCCTTCTGTCACTGTGGCGGTCGTCATTATTACCGGAATCCTTGGTTCCGTTCTATGTCCCATCTTGATTAAACTCTTTCACCTTTCTGACTCGATCGCAAATGGTGTCGCGATCGGAACCTGCTCTCATGCCGTTGGCACAAGCAAGGCCATTCAAATTGGTGAGATTGAAGGTGCAATGAGCGGAATCGCAATCGGTGTTTCTGGAATCATAACGGTAATTTTATCACTGATCATTTCCTAA
- a CDS encoding 2-hydroxy-3-oxopropionate reductase, whose product MKRIGFIGVGIMGKSMVRNLMKAGYEVSIFARNKEKVLDVISEGAIFTESIKECVQNQEVVITIVGFPKDVEEVYFTENGILSSVVAGTYVIDMTTTSPKLAKRIYEEAKNKGVHALDAPVTGGDTGARNGTLSILVGGNEKDYEVCKPIFEAMGTTIVYEGAPGNGQHTKMANQIAIAGAVAGMCEAYEYAVKEGLDLDKMFASISKGAASSAQMTGLMPRIFEGDLAPGFFMKHFIKDMKIAVEEADEKELQLDILKKVLSMYEHLEEKGYGELGTQALVKYYE is encoded by the coding sequence ATGAAGAGAATAGGATTTATTGGTGTTGGAATCATGGGAAAATCTATGGTTCGTAACTTGATGAAAGCAGGTTATGAAGTATCCATATTTGCTAGAAATAAGGAAAAGGTCCTTGATGTGATCAGTGAAGGCGCTATCTTTACTGAGAGTATTAAAGAATGTGTGCAGAATCAAGAAGTAGTTATTACAATTGTAGGATTTCCGAAAGATGTTGAAGAAGTGTATTTTACTGAGAATGGAATCTTATCATCAGTAGTAGCCGGAACGTATGTCATCGATATGACAACAACTAGTCCCAAACTAGCGAAACGTATTTACGAAGAAGCTAAGAATAAGGGAGTACATGCTTTGGATGCACCGGTTACAGGTGGAGATACCGGAGCTAGAAATGGTACACTTTCGATTTTAGTTGGTGGTAACGAAAAAGATTATGAAGTTTGTAAGCCGATCTTTGAAGCAATGGGAACAACAATTGTATATGAAGGCGCACCTGGAAATGGTCAACATACCAAAATGGCCAATCAGATCGCAATTGCGGGAGCAGTCGCTGGTATGTGTGAAGCGTATGAGTATGCAGTAAAGGAAGGCTTGGATTTAGATAAGATGTTTGCTTCCATTAGCAAAGGAGCAGCGTCTAGTGCTCAGATGACAGGGTTGATGCCCCGAATTTTTGAGGGAGATTTAGCTCCTGGTTTTTTTATGAAACATTTTATCAAAGATATGAAAATTGCAGTAGAAGAAGCGGATGAGAAAGAACTTCAATTGGATATACTGAAGAAAGTGCTTTCGATGTATGAGCATTTAGAAGAGAAGGGGTATGGCGAGCTTGGTACACAGGCTCTTGTTAAATATTATGAATAG
- a CDS encoding putative ion-channel protein: protein MYQAKETRYETMQYERCGKSGLRLPKISLGLWQNFGEETPIGLQKEKLFQAFDLGITHFDLANNYGFPAIGAAEENFGRILKSDLMPYRDEMIISTKAGYEMWNGPYGDGGSRKYLMASLDQSLSRMGLDYVDIYYHHRPDYETPLEETMEALSDIVRQGKALYVGISNYKPEETKRAIEILKENKTPCLIHQVRYNMLEREPEKELFPVLKENGVGCICFCPLAQGVLTNKYLKEVPEGSRAYQNDWFKDYLLTEKNLSKVRRLDEIAKTRGQSMAQMALAWNLSHDAVTSVLIGASRVSQIIDNVHILDNLSFSDDELSLINKILEE, encoded by the coding sequence ATGTATCAGGCAAAAGAAACTAGATATGAGACAATGCAGTATGAGAGATGTGGAAAGAGCGGACTACGACTTCCGAAAATATCATTAGGTTTATGGCAGAATTTTGGTGAAGAGACACCGATCGGTCTTCAAAAAGAGAAGCTATTTCAGGCATTTGATCTAGGTATCACTCATTTTGATCTTGCGAATAATTATGGTTTTCCAGCGATTGGGGCAGCAGAGGAGAATTTTGGTCGAATTCTTAAAAGTGACCTTATGCCATATCGTGATGAGATGATCATCTCAACAAAGGCTGGTTATGAAATGTGGAATGGCCCTTATGGGGATGGCGGTTCCAGAAAATATCTAATGGCAAGTTTAGATCAAAGTTTAAGTAGAATGGGATTAGATTATGTTGATATCTATTATCATCACAGACCAGATTATGAAACTCCATTAGAAGAAACAATGGAAGCATTATCGGATATTGTAAGACAAGGGAAGGCACTTTATGTCGGAATCTCCAATTATAAACCAGAAGAGACAAAACGAGCTATTGAGATTCTAAAAGAGAATAAGACACCTTGTTTGATCCATCAAGTTCGATACAATATGCTAGAGAGAGAGCCAGAGAAGGAATTATTCCCAGTACTAAAGGAGAATGGTGTAGGTTGTATCTGCTTTTGCCCATTAGCACAAGGGGTACTGACAAATAAATACTTAAAAGAGGTTCCAGAGGGATCTAGAGCTTATCAAAATGATTGGTTCAAGGACTATTTGTTGACAGAGAAAAACTTGTCGAAAGTCAGAAGACTGGATGAGATTGCAAAGACGAGAGGGCAGTCTATGGCACAGATGGCACTTGCATGGAATTTGTCTCACGATGCCGTAACGAGTGTATTGATTGGTGCAAGTCGTGTCAGTCAAATTATTGATAATGTGCATATCCTAGATAATTTGTCATTCAGTGATGATGAATTAAGTTTGATTAATAAAATTTTAGAAGAATAA